In a genomic window of Thermogemmata fonticola:
- a CDS encoding integrase core domain-containing protein, with amino-acid sequence MTKLLQSLLLLLASGTDKDRLRQIQFLKEENRILRDRLPKRIQVTPTERQRLLKFGKPLGSAIRHLITIVSPRTFLRWLHGETRPKEAASKRGRKRTPEEVRELVLRLARENDWGYTRILGELKKLGIKKISRATVVNILKENGLDPGPKRGEGTWFDFIKRHKESLIACDFFSTKVWTMSGVVEYFVLFFIHVGTRKVYVAGMTPNPNAPWVIQQARNAAMHFGEEPAKPRYLLRDHDSKFVPEFDAVLEAEGMEVVPTSVQAPNMNAVAERFVQTVKGECLDHFIVFGEAHLRYLLKQFLIHYHECRPHQGLGNMPLGGLPAVPEDKPLILSEVRCEERLGGLLKHYSRAA; translated from the coding sequence ATGACCAAACTTCTCCAATCCCTGCTGCTGCTGTTGGCCAGCGGCACGGACAAGGACAGACTGCGCCAAATCCAGTTCCTCAAGGAGGAGAACCGCATCCTCCGCGACCGGCTCCCCAAGCGGATCCAGGTCACTCCAACCGAGCGCCAGCGCCTGCTCAAGTTCGGCAAGCCCCTCGGCTCCGCCATCCGCCACCTCATCACCATCGTCTCCCCTCGGACCTTCCTGCGCTGGCTCCACGGTGAAACCAGACCCAAGGAAGCCGCGAGCAAGCGCGGGAGGAAACGCACGCCGGAGGAGGTCCGCGAACTCGTGTTGCGGTTGGCCCGCGAAAATGACTGGGGTTACACGCGCATCCTCGGGGAGTTGAAAAAGCTGGGGATCAAGAAGATCAGCCGGGCCACCGTGGTCAACATCCTGAAGGAGAACGGCCTCGACCCCGGGCCCAAGCGCGGGGAGGGCACCTGGTTTGACTTCATCAAGCGGCACAAGGAAAGCCTCATCGCCTGCGATTTCTTCTCGACGAAGGTGTGGACGATGTCGGGCGTGGTGGAGTACTTCGTCCTCTTCTTCATCCACGTCGGGACTCGAAAGGTCTACGTGGCCGGGATGACGCCCAACCCCAACGCCCCTTGGGTGATCCAGCAAGCGCGGAATGCGGCGATGCACTTTGGGGAAGAGCCCGCCAAGCCCCGGTATCTGCTGCGGGACCACGACAGCAAGTTCGTCCCGGAGTTCGATGCGGTCTTGGAGGCGGAGGGAATGGAAGTGGTGCCGACAAGCGTGCAGGCGCCGAACATGAACGCGGTGGCGGAGAGGTTCGTGCAGACGGTGAAGGGAGAGTGCCTCGACCACTTCATCGTCTTCGGAGAAGCCCATCTGCGCTATCTCTTAAAGCAGTTCCTGATCCATTATCACGAATGCCGGCCACATCAGGGCCTGGGGAACATGCCCCTGGGTGGGCTTCCCGCAGTCCCGGAGGACAAGCCGTTGATCCTGAGCGAGGTGCGTTGCGAAGAGAGGCTGGGCGGCTTGCTCAAGCATTATTCCCGCGCGGCTTGA